The following are encoded together in the Capsicum annuum cultivar UCD-10X-F1 unplaced genomic scaffold, UCD10Xv1.1 ctg20090, whole genome shotgun sequence genome:
- the LOC124890559 gene encoding agamous-like MADS-box protein AGL29, translating to MSERKCLGRRKIPMEKIENETTRIVTFTKRKSGLYKKASKLVEKYDDVDIQPSVDSGIVAVSARIKVMERRAQLDNLDIVEQIISNQTPGANDMENLWEYINNDNEEDVKRLEEWLDLVDLKLNHKLMMLENGAASSTKSPPNNAYQAYSDF from the exons GAAGATTCCTATGgagaaaatagaaaatgaaaCTACTCGAATTGTAACATTCACAAAGCGTAAGTCAGGTTTATACAAAAAAGCAAGCAAGCTGGTTGAGAAATACGATGATGTTGAT ATACAACCAAGTGTAGATAGTGGCATTGTTGCTGTAAGTGCACGAATCAAAGTGATGGAGCGACGAGCTCAGCTTGATAACCTCGATATCGTAGAACAGATTATATCTAATCAGACACCTGGCGCGAATGACATGGAAAATTTGTGGGAATATATCAATAATGACAATGAAGAGGATGTGAAAAGACTTGAAGAATGGTTAGATCTTGTTGATCTAAAGTTGAACCATAAATTGATGATGTTGGAAAATGGTGCTGCTTCTTCAACAAAATCCCCTCCAAATAATGCTTATCAAGCATATAGTGATTTCTAA